In Allomuricauda ruestringensis DSM 13258, the following proteins share a genomic window:
- the mazG gene encoding nucleoside triphosphate pyrophosphohydrolase, with amino-acid sequence MNTRSEQLAAFDRLLTIMDELREQCPWDKKQTMQTLRHLTIEETYELGDAILDNDLEEVKKELGDILLHIVFYAKIGSETQDFDIADVANGICEKLINRHPHIYGDVKVENEEEVKQNWENIKLKEGKKSVLEGVPNGLPSLVKANRIQDKVSGVGFDWEKPEQVFEKLKEELGELQEEVEAKNADKMESEFGDVLFSMVNYARFLKINPENALERTNKKFIKRFQYLEGKAKEAGKSIKDMTLAEMDVFWEEAKML; translated from the coding sequence ATGAACACAAGATCGGAGCAGTTGGCTGCTTTTGACCGTCTTTTGACCATAATGGATGAACTGCGCGAGCAATGCCCGTGGGACAAAAAGCAGACCATGCAGACGCTTCGCCATTTAACCATTGAGGAAACCTACGAATTGGGCGATGCCATTCTCGACAATGATTTGGAGGAGGTGAAGAAAGAACTGGGCGATATTTTATTGCACATTGTGTTCTATGCCAAAATCGGTTCCGAAACACAGGATTTTGACATTGCCGATGTGGCCAATGGTATCTGCGAGAAACTCATTAACAGACACCCGCACATTTATGGCGATGTAAAAGTGGAAAATGAAGAAGAGGTAAAGCAAAACTGGGAGAACATCAAATTAAAGGAAGGCAAGAAAAGCGTACTGGAAGGTGTTCCCAATGGTTTGCCATCGCTGGTCAAGGCCAACCGAATCCAAGATAAGGTTTCAGGTGTGGGTTTTGATTGGGAAAAGCCCGAGCAGGTTTTTGAAAAGCTGAAAGAGGAGTTGGGAGAGCTTCAAGAAGAGGTGGAGGCCAAGAATGCTGATAAAATGGAATCCGAATTTGGAGATGTGCTATTTTCTATGGTGAATTATGCACGTTTTCTAAAAATCAATCCAGAAAATGCATTGGAACGGACCAATAAAAAATTTATAAAACGCTTTCAATATTTGGAGGGAAAAGCCAAGGAAGCGGGAAAGTCCATAAAGGATATGACCTTGGCCGAAATGGATGTGTTTTGGGAAGAGGCCAAGATGCTTTAA
- a CDS encoding GDSL-type esterase/lipase family protein has product MKHFFIALLLVPLMAIGQKDNPYKNEVRLIQQKNDSLWDSSKPTIVFTGSSSIRFWTDIQKRFPEHQVLNTGFGGSQFSDLELYLDELILNYKPVKVFIYEGDNDIFAKKRPRKIVKTAEGILDKLQQRNPEMEIVLISAKPSISRWKYRGRYRRLNRKLDRLASETTGIDFVDVWYPMLDKRKVKQDIFIEDGLHMNDKGYDIWYDVIKNYID; this is encoded by the coding sequence ATGAAACATTTTTTTATTGCATTGCTCTTGGTGCCATTAATGGCTATTGGGCAGAAGGATAACCCTTACAAAAATGAGGTTAGGTTAATTCAGCAAAAAAATGATTCCCTTTGGGATTCTTCCAAGCCAACCATTGTTTTTACGGGAAGTTCCAGTATTCGGTTTTGGACAGATATACAGAAAAGGTTTCCAGAACATCAAGTGCTGAACACAGGTTTTGGGGGTTCCCAATTTTCCGATTTAGAACTTTATCTTGATGAATTGATTTTAAACTACAAGCCCGTAAAAGTATTTATTTATGAAGGTGACAACGATATTTTTGCGAAGAAAAGACCTCGAAAAATAGTAAAAACTGCCGAAGGCATCCTTGATAAACTCCAACAGAGAAATCCAGAAATGGAGATTGTATTAATATCGGCCAAACCGAGCATATCCAGATGGAAGTACCGCGGGAGATATAGACGTTTGAACCGCAAACTCGACAGATTGGCATCCGAAACAACGGGAATTGATTTTGTTGACGTTTGGTATCCGATGTTGGATAAAAGAAAAGTAAAACAAGACATCTTTATTGAAGATGGACTTCACATGAACGATAAAGGATATGACATCTGGTACGATGTTATCAAAAATTACATAGACTAA